The following proteins come from a genomic window of Maridesulfovibrio zosterae DSM 11974:
- a CDS encoding TetR/AcrR family transcriptional regulator, with translation MSRTPVQHRSKEKKRKIVVAGMKLFSEKGFHGTGITEIAQQAEVAVGSFYSYFRDKSDLLDQVTESYAQSIIRGVYGNLYENSKKINNGEKLTRYLVNAARQAHSLSTELHREMLALKNRNPKMAELDKAIVDTFTAETQKILDNFDKTKVTDHKISAGLITGAIEETMHRCLIEKQETDVDKAFNELVQMCAGYLFHE, from the coding sequence ATGTCCAGAACCCCGGTGCAACATAGAAGCAAAGAAAAAAAACGTAAGATAGTCGTGGCTGGGATGAAACTTTTTTCTGAGAAAGGTTTTCATGGGACAGGCATAACTGAGATTGCACAACAAGCAGAAGTCGCTGTAGGCTCTTTCTACAGCTATTTCAGGGATAAAAGCGACTTACTTGATCAGGTAACAGAATCATATGCACAGAGCATTATACGTGGAGTGTATGGAAATCTTTACGAAAACAGTAAGAAAATTAATAACGGTGAAAAACTTACAAGATATCTTGTAAATGCTGCCCGTCAAGCCCATTCGCTTTCAACAGAACTACATAGAGAAATGCTTGCCCTTAAAAACCGCAATCCAAAAATGGCTGAATTAGATAAAGCTATAGTTGATACTTTCACTGCTGAGACTCAAAAAATTTTAGATAACTTCGACAAAACTAAAGTTACAGATCATAAAATTTCAGCAGGCCTTATCACCGGCGCCATTGAAGAAACCATGCATAGATGCTTAATTGAAAAACAAGAAACAGATGTTGATAAAGCTTTCAATGAACTCGTTCAAATGTGTGCAGGATATCTCTTCCATGAATAA
- a CDS encoding YifB family Mg chelatase-like AAA ATPase, whose translation MIAKVSCAALMGIDAFKVDLEVDLTRQGMPAFTMVGLAEGAVKESKERVFSALKNSGYRLPPSRITVNLAPADIRKAGSAYDLPLAVALLGAAGIIDQSALEGWFLAGELSLNGSIKPVHGVLPVAIEARNKGAKGLIVSALNSNEAAVVEGLDVYGVATLSQLVDFFIGEDALEPAKIDTEILWQGRQSFGVDFAEVKGQEHAKRAIEIGAAGNHNILFIGPPGSGKTMLAKRIPTVLPPLVFEEALEVTKIYSVSGRLDRDKSLMVTRPFRSPHHTISDAGLIGGGAYPKPGEVSLAHRGVLFLDELPEFKKNVLEVLRQPLEGGEVTISRAAMSLSYPADFMLVAAMNPCPCGYYTDDHHTCTCSSQSVARYMSRLSGPLLDRIDLQIEVPAVDYKDLRDSRGLDSASMRENIERVRALQSDRYKDINILTNSELSGSSLEKYCQLTEAEHTFLEQAVRSLGLSARAYTRVLRIARTIADLAEEERIQVAHLAEAINYRSMDRKG comes from the coding sequence ATGATAGCAAAAGTATCCTGCGCCGCCCTTATGGGGATAGATGCATTTAAAGTTGATTTAGAAGTAGATTTGACCCGTCAGGGTATGCCAGCCTTTACTATGGTGGGCCTTGCCGAAGGTGCTGTTAAAGAAAGTAAGGAAAGAGTTTTTTCTGCACTTAAGAATAGTGGTTACAGGCTTCCTCCGTCTCGTATTACTGTCAATCTTGCTCCGGCAGACATTCGAAAGGCCGGCTCAGCTTATGATTTGCCATTGGCTGTGGCTTTGCTGGGGGCCGCGGGGATAATTGACCAATCTGCTCTCGAAGGGTGGTTTCTTGCCGGAGAATTATCTTTAAATGGAAGTATCAAACCTGTACACGGCGTATTGCCGGTTGCTATTGAAGCACGCAATAAAGGAGCCAAAGGTCTGATTGTCAGTGCACTAAATTCGAATGAAGCAGCTGTTGTTGAAGGGCTGGATGTCTATGGAGTTGCGACCCTTTCACAGTTAGTTGATTTTTTTATTGGTGAAGATGCTCTGGAACCTGCAAAAATTGACACTGAAATTTTATGGCAGGGACGTCAGAGCTTCGGAGTGGATTTTGCGGAAGTTAAAGGCCAGGAGCATGCCAAACGAGCTATTGAAATAGGTGCAGCAGGGAATCACAACATCCTTTTTATAGGACCTCCCGGTAGCGGTAAAACCATGTTGGCCAAGCGTATTCCAACAGTTCTTCCTCCTTTAGTTTTTGAGGAAGCGCTTGAAGTTACGAAGATTTATAGTGTGTCCGGTCGGTTAGACCGTGATAAATCCTTGATGGTTACCCGTCCGTTTCGTTCACCTCACCATACAATATCAGATGCCGGGCTTATCGGCGGCGGTGCTTATCCAAAGCCCGGTGAAGTCTCACTTGCTCATCGTGGAGTACTTTTTCTTGATGAGCTGCCTGAGTTTAAAAAGAATGTGCTCGAAGTTCTTCGACAGCCTCTCGAAGGAGGAGAAGTAACCATCTCCCGTGCTGCCATGTCACTTTCATATCCTGCTGATTTTATGTTGGTCGCTGCTATGAATCCCTGCCCTTGCGGTTATTACACTGATGATCATCATACGTGTACATGCTCCTCGCAGTCTGTAGCCCGTTATATGTCACGTCTTTCCGGTCCTCTTTTGGATCGTATCGACTTGCAGATTGAAGTTCCTGCTGTTGATTACAAAGATTTACGTGATTCCAGGGGACTTGATTCTGCTTCTATGCGGGAAAATATTGAGCGGGTAAGAGCTCTCCAATCGGATAGGTATAAGGATATAAATATTCTTACCAACAGTGAACTTTCCGGTTCTTCTCTTGAAAAATATTGTCAGTTGACTGAAGCAGAGCATACATTTCTTGAGCAGGCAGTAAGAAGTTTGGGGCTTTCAGCCAGAGCTTATACCCGTGTTTTACGAATTGCCCGGACTATAGCAGATCTAGCTGAGGAAGAGCGGATTCAGGTTGCTCATCTTGCCGAGGCTATCAATTACCGAAGTATGGATCGTAAAGGATAA
- the lepB gene encoding signal peptidase I has product MNPKWQSTVKEYIEALFIALLLALFIRTFIVQAFKIPSGSMLQTLQIGDHLLVNKFSYGVKVPFTGKVIVPVGEPQYKDIIVFMYPGDTSKDYIKRVIGVPGDTVEIKNKEVFVNGKELDEPYVQYTDNAHVSTLRDNMPPRVIPKDEFFVMGDNRDGSNDSRFWGNVPRKNILGKAWIIYWSWGGPKTVRWERIGDVLH; this is encoded by the coding sequence ATGAATCCTAAATGGCAGAGCACTGTTAAAGAGTATATTGAAGCACTTTTTATTGCTCTTTTGCTGGCCCTTTTTATCAGAACTTTTATCGTGCAGGCTTTTAAAATTCCTTCAGGCTCTATGTTGCAGACTTTGCAGATAGGGGATCACCTGTTGGTTAATAAATTTTCTTACGGTGTGAAGGTTCCTTTTACCGGAAAGGTTATTGTGCCTGTTGGCGAACCTCAGTATAAGGATATCATCGTGTTCATGTACCCGGGTGATACCAGCAAGGATTACATAAAAAGGGTCATCGGCGTACCCGGAGATACTGTGGAGATCAAAAATAAAGAGGTCTTCGTAAATGGTAAGGAACTTGATGAACCTTACGTACAGTATACTGACAATGCCCACGTTTCAACTCTGCGCGATAATATGCCTCCGCGTGTCATTCCAAAAGATGAATTTTTTGTAATGGGTGATAACCGCGACGGCTCCAATGATTCCCGGTTTTGGGGCAATGTGCCCCGCAAGAATATCTTAGGAAAGGCGTGGATAATCTATTGGTCATGGGGTGGTCCCAAGACCGTACGCTGGGAACGCATCGGAGATGTGCTTCATTAG
- a CDS encoding L-dopachrome tautomerase-related protein — translation MNKQRMFTCGKKIWWTLLIIVAGMLAGCSHKKAVLDSECGLEAIAFSDSHWTGLAVSKEGRLFVNYPRWSDNVPISVAEIIAGKAVPYPNVLINTWKSGLDPEKHLVCVQAVFIDSKNRLWILDPANPQFKGVVPSGPKLIQVDLKTNSIIRTYLFDNKIAPSNSYLNDVRIDIKHGFAYMTDSGAGALIALDLETGKAHRFLDADPSTSSENIILTIGGRLWMFGENRPEVNADGIAYDSSNDILYYQALTGRTMYSLPASVLRNFSLADKEVAARVKVVGKTGAADGLFFGPDGKIYISGLEKNAILRTTPEGRVETVIQDKKISWPDSFSLGPDGKLYFTTSRIHEGDKPKAKYGIYRINIEN, via the coding sequence ATGAACAAACAAAGAATGTTTACATGTGGAAAGAAAATTTGGTGGACACTTTTGATTATTGTTGCAGGTATGTTAGCTGGCTGTTCTCACAAAAAGGCAGTACTTGATTCTGAGTGTGGTTTGGAGGCCATAGCTTTTTCTGACTCTCACTGGACCGGACTTGCTGTATCCAAGGAAGGACGTTTATTTGTCAATTATCCGCGTTGGTCAGATAATGTTCCGATATCTGTTGCAGAAATAATTGCCGGTAAAGCTGTCCCATATCCGAATGTTTTAATTAATACGTGGAAATCAGGTCTTGATCCTGAGAAACATCTGGTCTGTGTTCAAGCTGTATTTATTGACAGTAAAAACAGGCTTTGGATTTTAGATCCTGCCAACCCGCAATTCAAAGGAGTTGTGCCCAGTGGACCAAAGCTTATTCAAGTTGATCTTAAGACAAATTCAATTATTCGCACCTATCTTTTCGATAACAAAATAGCACCTTCAAACAGTTATCTGAATGATGTTCGTATTGATATAAAGCACGGGTTTGCATACATGACTGATTCTGGAGCAGGTGCACTGATTGCTCTAGATCTTGAAACAGGTAAAGCTCATCGGTTTCTTGATGCTGATCCTTCTACCTCTTCGGAAAATATAATTCTCACAATTGGTGGTCGTCTTTGGATGTTCGGTGAAAATAGACCGGAGGTTAACGCTGATGGCATTGCCTACGATTCCTCAAATGATATACTTTATTATCAGGCTCTGACCGGGCGCACTATGTACAGTCTGCCTGCGTCAGTTCTGCGTAATTTTTCGCTTGCGGATAAAGAGGTCGCTGCAAGGGTAAAAGTTGTAGGCAAAACAGGAGCTGCTGATGGACTTTTCTTTGGTCCTGACGGGAAAATTTATATTTCGGGATTAGAAAAAAATGCCATTTTGCGAACCACCCCTGAAGGGAGAGTGGAAACTGTTATTCAAGACAAAAAAATAAGCTGGCCTGATTCATTCAGTCTAGGCCCTGATGGAAAACTTTATTTCACGACTTCCCGGATACATGAGGGAGATAAACCGAAAGCTAAATACGGTATATATCGTATTAATATTGAAAATTGA
- a CDS encoding class I SAM-dependent methyltransferase, translated as MKSVLCTVTEQQSLWDQIFSESEFYFGEQPSTFAQKSLKIFQENQVRTVLEAGCGQGRDTFLFAKNGLDVTALDYSSNAVNYVQGLTEFKEHTPRIEMLCYDVRRPLPFDDNSFDAFYSHMLMCMELTTAEIACALSEVHRVLKPCGIAAYSVRSIFDRHYRAGEHLGEDLFEIGKFAVHFFSEDKIRGMASGFKLLEVERMEEGTLPRDLFCVTMKKSSNRYAPSFPPLPKNDESIVPLARNRSRTQPHCPGGT; from the coding sequence ATGAAATCTGTCTTGTGCACCGTTACTGAGCAGCAGTCTCTCTGGGATCAGATCTTTTCTGAATCTGAATTCTATTTTGGTGAGCAGCCTAGTACTTTTGCGCAAAAAAGCTTGAAAATTTTTCAAGAGAATCAAGTCCGTACTGTACTTGAAGCAGGATGTGGACAGGGACGGGATACCTTTTTATTTGCCAAGAATGGACTAGATGTTACTGCCCTGGATTACTCTAGTAATGCTGTCAACTACGTTCAAGGATTGACGGAATTCAAAGAGCATACCCCTCGTATTGAAATGCTTTGTTACGATGTGCGCAGACCACTTCCTTTTGATGATAACAGCTTCGATGCATTTTATTCACATATGCTGATGTGTATGGAACTCACAACTGCTGAGATTGCATGTGCTCTTAGTGAAGTTCACAGAGTTTTAAAACCCTGTGGTATTGCTGCATATTCTGTGCGTAGCATTTTTGATCGTCATTACCGAGCAGGGGAACATCTCGGCGAGGATCTTTTTGAGATAGGGAAATTTGCAGTTCATTTTTTTTCTGAAGATAAAATACGCGGTATGGCCAGTGGTTTCAAACTTCTTGAAGTAGAGCGTATGGAAGAGGGAACTCTCCCTCGTGATCTGTTTTGTGTTACAATGAAGAAGTCTTCCAATCGTTATGCCCCTTCGTTTCCTCCTCTCCCCAAAAATGATGAAAGTATAGTTCCTCTGGCGAGAAACAGGTCACGAACTCAGCCGCATTGTCCAGGGGGAACGTGA
- the lepA gene encoding translation elongation factor 4 — MAKIDKIRNFSIIAHIDHGKSTLADRILELTGMVSDREKKDQYLDKMELEQERGITIKAQTVRIPYKAKDGEEYILNLIDTPGHVDFSYEVSRSLAASEGALLVVDSTQGVEAQTLANVFLALDHDLEIIPVLNKVDLPSSDCDLVAQEIEEVIGLDCSAPLMISAKTGLNVEDVIESIVNDLPAPAGDPDKPLKALIFDSWYDSYQGVVVLFRILDGTISKGDKIEIFSSKRTFDVTTLGVYTPEPQKVKTLSAGEVGFLCASMKELNDAPVGDTITLAADPVKEPFPGFQEVKPMVFCGLYPVEPSEYEPLKGALEKLQLNDTAFSYEPETSTALGFGFRCGFLGLLHMEIIQERLEREFQAKLIATAPSVVYQAKLNSGELLEIDNPSKMPDAGELEALAEPYCRLEIHVPNDYVGAVLKLCEEKRGIQKDMRYLTSSRVIITYEVPFAEIMYDFFDKLKSHTKGYASLDYEIIDYRESNLVKLDILINTDPVDAFSAIVHKDSAYPFGRSLALKLKRAIPRQMFEIVIQAAIGRKIIAKERVAPFRKNVTAKCYGGDITRKRKLLEKQKEGKKRMKKMGNVEIPQEAFMAVLKAGEE; from the coding sequence ATGGCAAAAATAGATAAAATAAGAAATTTCAGCATCATAGCTCACATCGACCATGGTAAGTCCACTCTTGCGGACCGCATCCTTGAATTAACTGGTATGGTTTCAGACCGTGAAAAGAAAGATCAATATCTTGATAAAATGGAACTGGAGCAGGAGCGCGGAATCACCATTAAAGCCCAGACAGTACGTATTCCGTACAAGGCTAAAGACGGTGAAGAATATATTTTGAATCTGATCGATACACCTGGTCACGTGGATTTCAGTTATGAAGTTTCGCGGAGTCTGGCTGCGTCGGAAGGAGCTCTTCTAGTCGTTGATTCAACTCAGGGTGTGGAAGCGCAGACTCTGGCTAATGTCTTTCTTGCTCTTGATCACGATCTCGAGATTATCCCTGTTCTTAATAAGGTCGATCTGCCCAGCTCGGATTGTGATCTTGTGGCGCAGGAAATTGAGGAAGTGATCGGTCTTGATTGCTCTGCACCGCTTATGATCAGTGCTAAAACAGGGCTTAATGTGGAAGATGTTATCGAGTCTATTGTGAATGATCTTCCTGCTCCTGCAGGTGATCCTGATAAACCGCTTAAAGCACTTATTTTTGACTCATGGTATGATTCATATCAGGGTGTTGTTGTCCTTTTCAGGATTTTGGACGGGACCATCAGTAAAGGGGATAAAATTGAGATTTTTTCCTCCAAGCGTACATTCGACGTGACGACGCTTGGTGTGTACACTCCTGAGCCTCAGAAAGTTAAAACTCTTTCTGCTGGAGAGGTAGGCTTTCTTTGTGCAAGCATGAAGGAGCTTAATGATGCTCCTGTGGGGGATACAATTACTCTCGCCGCTGATCCTGTTAAAGAGCCTTTTCCGGGATTTCAGGAAGTAAAGCCAATGGTTTTCTGTGGTCTGTATCCAGTGGAACCTTCTGAGTACGAGCCACTTAAAGGTGCTTTAGAGAAATTACAGCTTAATGACACCGCATTTTCATATGAGCCGGAGACTTCAACTGCTCTTGGGTTTGGTTTTCGGTGTGGCTTTCTTGGATTGCTGCATATGGAAATTATTCAGGAACGCCTAGAACGTGAATTTCAAGCTAAACTGATTGCAACTGCGCCCTCTGTTGTTTATCAGGCCAAGCTTAATAGTGGTGAACTTCTAGAGATTGATAACCCTAGCAAGATGCCTGATGCCGGTGAACTTGAAGCTCTTGCTGAGCCTTACTGCCGCCTTGAAATTCATGTTCCTAATGATTATGTCGGTGCAGTTCTCAAGCTTTGTGAAGAGAAACGTGGAATCCAAAAGGATATGCGTTATCTTACTTCTTCAAGGGTTATTATAACTTACGAAGTTCCATTTGCGGAAATCATGTATGACTTTTTTGATAAGCTGAAATCTCATACCAAAGGGTATGCTTCGCTTGATTATGAAATTATTGATTACCGCGAATCAAATCTGGTAAAGCTCGATATCCTTATCAACACAGATCCTGTTGATGCTTTTTCCGCCATTGTGCATAAGGATTCAGCATATCCTTTCGGAAGGTCTCTCGCACTAAAGCTTAAGAGAGCTATTCCGCGCCAGATGTTTGAAATTGTTATTCAGGCTGCTATCGGTCGTAAGATTATTGCGAAGGAAAGAGTAGCCCCGTTTAGAAAGAACGTTACAGCCAAATGTTATGGCGGTGACATCACCCGTAAGCGCAAACTTCTTGAAAAACAGAAAGAAGGTAAGAAGCGTATGAAAAAAATGGGTAATGTGGAAATTCCGCAGGAAGCATTTATGGCAGTCTTAAAGGCTGGTGAAGAATAG
- a CDS encoding bacteriohemerythrin, translating into MGTLEWHDGLNLGVKEIDDQHKELISIINKVLKAFKDGENEKSIDLLLKQLREYTIHHFSSEEKYMEKIDYPDFNEHRQLHRQLKERVKSLQSARFHKEDIEIDQIKALLSKWLIHHILREDYKIAQYAKNAGPQF; encoded by the coding sequence ATGGGTACATTAGAATGGCATGATGGGCTTAATCTTGGGGTTAAGGAAATTGATGACCAGCATAAGGAGCTAATTAGTATCATTAATAAGGTTTTGAAGGCTTTCAAAGACGGCGAAAATGAGAAATCTATAGATCTTCTTTTAAAGCAATTACGTGAATATACAATCCACCATTTTTCTTCTGAAGAGAAATATATGGAGAAAATTGATTATCCAGATTTTAATGAGCATCGTCAGTTGCACCGCCAACTCAAAGAACGTGTTAAATCCTTGCAATCGGCGCGGTTTCATAAAGAAGATATTGAAATAGATCAAATTAAAGCTTTACTGTCAAAATGGCTGATACATCATATTTTGCGTGAGGATTATAAAATAGCTCAGTATGCAAAGAATGCTGGTCCTCAATTCTGA
- a CDS encoding DUF4911 domain-containing protein, translated as MARKKRKPRPRPLPLPPEHSCRSYIQIAPSDIAFFRFLLEAVDNLALFTIADRFKGILMLRYSPHQKREYQEFMEGIKQEINIKFLPNPSNLNS; from the coding sequence ATGGCTCGTAAAAAAAGAAAACCACGCCCACGTCCGCTGCCACTGCCGCCGGAGCATTCGTGTCGCTCCTACATTCAAATAGCGCCGTCCGATATTGCCTTCTTCAGATTTTTGCTTGAGGCCGTGGATAATCTAGCTCTTTTTACTATAGCTGATAGGTTCAAAGGAATCCTAATGTTGCGGTACAGTCCACATCAAAAACGTGAATATCAAGAATTTATGGAAGGGATTAAACAGGAAATTAATATTAAGTTTCTGCCTAATCCATCAAATTTAAATTCATAG
- the gltA gene encoding NADPH-dependent glutamate synthase, with the protein MVNKQNFTPTRTPMPEQPANVRNKNFSEVALGYSKEEAMAEAARCLQCKKPLCQKGCPVEIDIKEFIKHLADGDIPSAYRTIKETNALPAVCGRVCPQENQCEGSCILGKKYEPVAIGRLERFVADTFDSDSACEMITGHTACSLPNEQFKVACIGSGPSSLTVSGYLAARGVPVTVYEALHEVGGVLIYGIPEFRLPKSIVAREVGALWSKGVTFMPNYVGGKTLTVQDLFDDGFDAVFIGVGAGLPWFLNIPGENLVGVYSSNEYLTRINLGRAYDFPKFDTPAPKARNVAVIGGGNVAMDAARTALRLGADNVYITYRRTKEEMPARLEELHHAIEEGVQLELLTSPIEINGDENSHVKSMTLQVMELGEPDDSGRRRPVPVKGKTKELEVDMVILAVGTGANPVLLEATPGLDLNKWGYIVTDAETGETSIPNVYAGGDIAGGSATVISAMGAGRRAAKTIADKLGV; encoded by the coding sequence ATGGTTAATAAACAGAACTTCACCCCCACACGAACTCCCATGCCGGAACAGCCTGCAAACGTGCGTAATAAAAATTTCAGCGAAGTTGCTCTCGGCTATTCTAAAGAAGAAGCAATGGCAGAAGCAGCTCGTTGCCTGCAATGTAAAAAGCCTCTCTGTCAGAAAGGTTGTCCTGTTGAAATCGATATTAAAGAATTCATCAAACACCTTGCGGACGGAGATATTCCTTCTGCCTACCGCACAATCAAAGAAACTAACGCCCTGCCGGCAGTATGTGGGCGAGTTTGTCCGCAGGAAAATCAGTGTGAAGGTTCCTGCATACTCGGCAAAAAGTATGAGCCGGTCGCTATCGGACGTCTTGAGAGATTTGTTGCCGATACCTTTGACAGTGATTCTGCATGTGAAATGATTACCGGACACACAGCATGTAGTCTGCCGAATGAGCAGTTTAAGGTTGCGTGCATAGGATCAGGACCTTCCAGCCTGACAGTATCCGGATATCTTGCAGCGCGAGGTGTACCGGTTACAGTATATGAAGCTCTTCATGAAGTTGGCGGAGTTCTCATATACGGTATACCTGAATTTCGTCTGCCCAAGTCTATAGTTGCACGTGAAGTAGGTGCACTGTGGTCCAAAGGTGTAACGTTCATGCCCAACTATGTTGGTGGCAAGACCTTAACTGTTCAAGACCTGTTTGATGATGGATTTGATGCAGTATTCATCGGAGTTGGAGCCGGACTTCCATGGTTCCTTAATATCCCCGGAGAAAACCTCGTTGGCGTATATTCATCAAACGAATACCTGACTCGTATCAACCTTGGCAGGGCTTATGATTTCCCTAAATTTGACACCCCTGCTCCCAAAGCCCGCAATGTGGCTGTAATCGGCGGTGGTAACGTAGCTATGGACGCTGCCCGAACAGCTTTGCGTCTGGGTGCAGATAACGTCTACATCACATACCGCCGTACTAAAGAAGAGATGCCTGCCCGCCTTGAAGAGCTGCATCATGCTATAGAAGAAGGCGTACAGCTTGAACTGTTGACCTCTCCCATTGAAATTAACGGAGATGAAAATTCACATGTTAAATCAATGACTCTTCAGGTGATGGAACTTGGCGAACCGGATGATTCAGGTCGCCGCCGTCCGGTACCGGTTAAAGGCAAGACCAAAGAGCTTGAGGTCGACATGGTCATTCTCGCAGTAGGAACAGGCGCAAACCCGGTTCTGCTTGAGGCAACACCCGGACTTGATCTCAATAAATGGGGCTACATTGTCACCGATGCTGAAACAGGTGAAACGTCTATCCCTAATGTATATGCAGGCGGTGATATTGCCGGAGGTTCTGCTACCGTTATTTCTGCCATGGGTGCGGGAAGACGTGCAGCAAAGACCATTGCAGACAAGCTAGGTGTATAA
- a CDS encoding methyltransferase family protein: MKIKTRTLYGVGPKIMKPTIIYCVVTLIITLIFPRLFLMTFLPSAVFNIIGGILLGIGIAILFIAGVEMKKALHEKKLEKTGMFAIIRNPLYFAWIAFVFTGSAIASQAWLLFGMSIVAYYKFLQHIPEEEADLEEIFGKEYIDYKKQVPAIVPNLREIL, encoded by the coding sequence ATGAAAATTAAGACAAGAACACTGTATGGCGTTGGACCTAAAATTATGAAGCCGACTATAATCTATTGCGTGGTAACACTTATTATAACCCTAATTTTTCCGAGATTATTCCTGATGACCTTTTTACCTAGTGCTGTTTTCAATATTATCGGAGGAATCCTGCTTGGAATAGGAATTGCGATCCTGTTTATAGCTGGAGTGGAAATGAAGAAAGCTCTTCATGAAAAAAAACTCGAAAAAACAGGGATGTTTGCCATTATCCGAAATCCGCTTTATTTTGCGTGGATTGCCTTCGTATTCACAGGAAGCGCAATAGCCTCACAAGCATGGCTGCTTTTTGGAATGAGCATAGTCGCGTATTACAAATTTCTGCAGCACATACCGGAAGAGGAGGCTGATTTGGAAGAGATTTTCGGCAAAGAATATATCGACTACAAAAAACAAGTACCTGCAATCGTACCTAATTTAAGAGAAATTTTATAA
- a CDS encoding sulfide/dihydroorotate dehydrogenase-like FAD/NAD-binding protein, with product MSNKILTKKALIPGQTSMLVIDCPQIAKKAKPGNFVILRIHEKGERVPLTIADTDHEAGTITIVYLVVGKSSALLETLNEGDIILDVCGPLGKPTHIEKSGTVICVGGGTGIAAMHHIAKGHHRAGNHVVAIVGARSKDLLLFCTELDCFCPELLIATDDGSSGHKGFVTDVLRERLEKDKNVSEVVAIGPVPMMEAVSKVTKPFGVKTTVSLNSIMVDGVGMCGACRCNIGGETKFACVDGPEFDGHKVDFNELRMRLAQYKEQENVSMDLFRRDHG from the coding sequence ATGAGCAACAAAATTCTGACTAAAAAGGCACTCATCCCCGGCCAGACAAGCATGCTGGTCATTGACTGTCCCCAAATTGCCAAAAAGGCTAAACCGGGCAACTTCGTAATTCTGCGCATCCATGAAAAGGGTGAACGCGTCCCCCTCACCATAGCTGATACTGACCATGAAGCAGGAACCATCACCATCGTATATCTTGTAGTTGGTAAAAGTTCCGCTCTGCTTGAAACTTTGAATGAAGGCGACATCATTCTTGATGTGTGCGGCCCTCTTGGCAAACCAACGCATATTGAAAAATCTGGTACAGTTATCTGTGTCGGCGGTGGTACCGGAATCGCAGCCATGCACCACATAGCTAAAGGCCATCACAGGGCCGGAAATCATGTTGTCGCTATTGTCGGAGCCCGCAGCAAAGACCTTCTCCTTTTCTGTACAGAGCTAGATTGCTTCTGCCCAGAACTCCTTATCGCAACTGATGACGGAAGCTCCGGACACAAAGGATTTGTGACTGATGTTCTGCGCGAACGACTTGAGAAAGATAAAAATGTATCAGAAGTTGTCGCCATCGGGCCTGTACCCATGATGGAAGCGGTCTCTAAGGTAACCAAACCTTTTGGAGTCAAAACAACTGTCAGCCTGAATTCGATCATGGTAGACGGTGTTGGGATGTGCGGAGCCTGCCGCTGCAATATCGGCGGGGAAACAAAATTCGCCTGTGTGGACGGCCCTGAATTCGATGGACACAAGGTTGATTTTAATGAATTGAGAATGCGCCTTGCCCAGTACAAAGAACAGGAGAATGTTTCTATGGACCTGTTCAGGAGGGATCATGGTTAA